One window of Sphingomonas sp. KC8 genomic DNA carries:
- a CDS encoding flavin-containing monooxygenase, with the protein MADIEPTRLTQGGATLDAAIAELDPVVALLSLVQITGDRTLLHTYGAALEGTQHQVKEAFVAFDNAPKPDAASLEVAAEVRRLLRDAVKAAKPAVLPHLDKPLFRQMARLALGLELPEMSIEPAFQHAGFTTDTRVRDAEHIPPAEFKVLVVGAGMMGINAAVKLQQAGFNFQVIEKLEAVGGNWLENTYPGAAVDTPSRVYSFSFEPNASWTKYYPNGPEFLSYLERVTDKYNLRDRVTFGTKMLGADWDEARKLWVVKAEQGGKPVTFEANALIMAVGPNNEANSPSVKNLDRFAGPVVHSAKWDDSVDLAGKKVVLVGTGCSGVQVATAIADKVGELVIVQRQPEHIIPNPAAHAPVDELERRAMELIPFVAQWKRLQSLSSALQDMHGMIMKDEDYAEKTGGFGPINDGMRMMCEGYLKSHFPDDPGMVELLSPSFPVFAKRPILDCGFYDTLKKPNVSIVRGSLAECDENAVILADGTRIECDVILLATGYKLHFGRQFDITGRTGRTLKEAFEPYPFSYEGMLIPDYPNFVFMGAPYSYLVANHAVVSEQQVHYAVELLQWMVDEQLSSVDVTAQATRAFVDDVEANLAKTAWVNYGNAHGYYRDQGKKVILAIPRHNSRIWHELRSPRTEDFVVTKRADAEPAITREMKMLSI; encoded by the coding sequence ATGGCTGACATTGAACCGACGCGTCTGACGCAGGGCGGGGCGACCCTTGACGCTGCCATTGCGGAGCTTGACCCGGTGGTGGCGCTGCTCAGCCTCGTTCAGATCACGGGCGACAGGACACTGCTCCACACATATGGCGCGGCGCTGGAAGGAACGCAGCATCAGGTGAAAGAGGCGTTCGTCGCGTTCGATAACGCGCCGAAACCGGATGCCGCGTCGCTTGAGGTCGCGGCCGAGGTGCGCCGCCTCCTCCGTGACGCCGTAAAGGCGGCTAAACCGGCAGTGCTGCCCCATCTCGACAAGCCGCTTTTCCGGCAAATGGCCCGGCTGGCGTTGGGGCTGGAATTGCCGGAAATGTCGATCGAGCCAGCCTTTCAGCATGCCGGCTTCACCACGGATACGCGCGTACGCGACGCCGAACACATTCCGCCGGCCGAGTTCAAGGTTCTTGTCGTCGGCGCGGGCATGATGGGGATCAATGCAGCGGTGAAGCTGCAGCAGGCCGGCTTCAACTTTCAGGTGATCGAGAAACTTGAGGCGGTGGGCGGCAACTGGCTGGAGAATACCTACCCCGGCGCTGCTGTCGATACGCCCAGCCGGGTCTATTCCTTTTCGTTCGAGCCGAACGCCTCCTGGACGAAATATTATCCGAATGGCCCGGAATTCCTGTCCTATCTCGAACGCGTCACCGACAAATATAATCTGCGCGACCGGGTGACATTCGGAACGAAAATGCTCGGTGCCGATTGGGACGAGGCGCGCAAATTGTGGGTCGTAAAGGCCGAGCAGGGCGGCAAGCCCGTGACGTTCGAGGCCAACGCGCTGATCATGGCGGTCGGCCCCAACAACGAGGCCAATTCTCCCTCGGTCAAGAATCTCGACAGGTTCGCCGGTCCGGTGGTCCATTCGGCGAAGTGGGACGATAGCGTCGATCTCGCCGGCAAGAAGGTCGTACTGGTCGGCACCGGCTGTTCGGGCGTCCAGGTCGCGACCGCGATCGCCGACAAGGTGGGCGAGTTGGTGATCGTTCAGCGTCAGCCCGAACATATCATCCCCAATCCCGCTGCACACGCCCCCGTCGACGAGCTGGAACGTCGCGCGATGGAACTCATTCCGTTCGTTGCCCAGTGGAAGCGGCTGCAGAGCCTGTCGAGCGCCCTTCAGGACATGCACGGCATGATCATGAAGGACGAGGACTATGCCGAAAAGACCGGCGGCTTCGGGCCGATCAACGATGGCATGCGCATGATGTGCGAAGGGTATCTCAAGAGCCACTTCCCGGATGATCCGGGAATGGTGGAATTGCTGTCGCCAAGCTTTCCGGTCTTTGCCAAGCGACCTATTCTCGATTGCGGGTTCTATGACACGCTGAAAAAGCCGAACGTTTCCATTGTGCGCGGTAGCCTTGCCGAATGCGACGAAAACGCCGTGATCCTGGCGGATGGCACGCGTATCGAATGCGACGTCATCCTGCTTGCGACCGGGTATAAGCTCCATTTCGGTCGTCAGTTCGATATCACCGGTCGAACCGGCAGGACGCTGAAGGAAGCATTCGAACCTTATCCCTTCTCGTATGAAGGCATGCTGATTCCGGATTACCCGAACTTCGTGTTCATGGGCGCACCCTATAGCTATCTGGTCGCCAACCACGCCGTCGTGAGCGAACAGCAGGTCCATTATGCGGTCGAACTGCTGCAATGGATGGTCGACGAGCAATTGTCTTCGGTGGACGTGACCGCGCAGGCGACGCGCGCGTTCGTGGACGATGTCGAGGCGAACCTCGCCAAGACGGCCTGGGTCAACTATGGCAACGCTCACGGTTATTATCGTGATCAGGGCAAGAAGGTGATCCTAGCGATACC
- a CDS encoding AraC family transcriptional regulator translates to MTSLALAAGIEPDEILDGLGLPLGTMDLCDGKIGRLNAEDLRSLGSRLASILARHASLAEGRMPIRPPDWRVLLYSLLSGRTLRDAILHGGDACEAIDGRCGRMTLRENGAIGEVRLDSLRPGSTLTGCAVDLNGVASIHGLCSWLLGQSLPLRSIHLAYDEDMFDRLDLGGLPYPVVLSAAWTGFSFPATWLDHPVVRSASELPTRQTQSFLFDVGSEIGVLPLAEQVRRLTIQALRLHHRLPSFAEVSARLGRSVPTLRRHLAMGGSSYRSIKASCRRELGLELLRQGHLSIEDIAARLDFCDSDAFRIAFRGWFGKSPNMYRLEAHRAEAATCGLAAVPVNR, encoded by the coding sequence ATGACAAGCCTTGCGCTTGCGGCAGGGATTGAACCGGATGAAATTCTGGACGGATTGGGCTTGCCGCTCGGCACGATGGACTTGTGCGATGGCAAGATCGGTCGGCTGAATGCGGAAGATCTGCGAAGCCTGGGTTCGCGTCTTGCCAGTATCCTGGCGCGTCACGCCAGCCTGGCCGAAGGGCGGATGCCGATCAGGCCCCCCGACTGGCGCGTGCTTCTCTACAGCTTGTTGAGCGGGCGGACGCTGCGCGATGCGATCCTGCACGGTGGGGATGCGTGCGAGGCGATAGATGGGCGCTGCGGTCGGATGACCCTGCGTGAGAACGGCGCGATTGGCGAGGTCCGCCTGGATTCGCTGCGGCCCGGATCGACCTTGACCGGGTGTGCCGTCGATCTGAATGGCGTGGCCAGTATCCACGGGCTTTGCAGTTGGCTGCTGGGGCAATCTCTGCCGCTTCGGTCCATCCACCTGGCCTATGACGAAGATATGTTCGATCGGCTGGATCTTGGTGGCCTGCCATATCCGGTTGTGCTGAGTGCTGCCTGGACCGGTTTCAGTTTTCCAGCCACCTGGCTTGATCATCCTGTCGTTCGGTCGGCCAGCGAACTGCCGACACGGCAGACGCAGAGCTTCTTGTTCGACGTCGGGTCGGAAATCGGGGTGTTGCCGCTGGCCGAACAGGTTCGGCGGCTGACCATCCAGGCGTTGCGCTTGCACCATCGCCTACCATCTTTTGCAGAAGTGAGCGCACGGCTTGGCCGAAGCGTGCCGACTCTGCGGCGCCATCTGGCGATGGGAGGATCTTCCTACCGTTCGATCAAGGCGAGTTGCCGGCGCGAACTTGGCCTTGAACTGCTGCGGCAGGGCCATTTGAGCATCGAAGATATCGCTGCCCGGCTCGACTTTTGCGATTCCGATGCTTTCCGGATCGCGTTCCGGGGTTGGTTTGGCAAGTCGCCCAATATGTACCGCTTGGAAGCGCACCGGGCCGAGGCAGCGACATGCGGACTTGCTGCCGTGCCGGTCAACCGGTGA